Proteins from a single region of Antechinus flavipes isolate AdamAnt ecotype Samford, QLD, Australia chromosome 2, AdamAnt_v2, whole genome shotgun sequence:
- the BPIFA2 gene encoding BPI fold-containing family A member 2 has translation MLSLWRLTLLCGLLIGPSCCLLDSILPLSSIHSSIDRLKDEAHALSLDLRDDFERLKFPLEHVMKTILNDFETLSGKALDAFISKVTALIGLKIEDMAYLSLKPELSADGNSLQLRLPASAAISMKLPPLISDLIKAQVNMDFLMQLKIVTDEKTGLSEVSLGECLVDESTLKITILNGAAGLKARLAESLTAMVKKLIPSIMKKRMCPLMETFAKVMDVQKVQDVIDYLKTHKSMAPSAILR, from the exons ATGCTTTCTCTTTGGAGACTCACTCTCTTGTGTGGCCTGCTCATCGGCCCCTCCTGCTGCCTGCTAGATTCCATCTTACCTTTGTCATCGATACATAGCAGCATCGATCGCCTGAAAGATGAAGCTCATG CGCTTAGTCTGGATCTTAGGGATGACTTTGAGAGATTGAAGTTTCCCCTAGAACACGTTATGAAGACTATCTTAAACGACTTTGAGACTCTTTCTGGAAAAGCTCTTGATGCTTTCATCTCCAAAGTTACAGCACTTATAGG GTTAAAGATTGAGGACATGGCATATCTGAGCCTCAAACCTGAATTGAGTGCTGATGGCAACAGTCTCCAGCTCAGACTGCCTGCTAGTGCAGCAATTAGCATGAAACT ACCTCCTTTGATCTCAGATCTTATCAAAGCACAGGTCAATATGGATTTCCTTATGCAACTCAAAATTGTGACTGATGAAAAGACTGGTCTTTCCGAAGTGAGCCTTGGAGAATGTTTAGTTGACGAAAGCACTTTAAAGATAACTATTTTGAATGG tgCTGCAGGTTTGAAGGCTCGCTTAGCTGAGAGCTTAACTGCTATGgtaaagaaattaattccttCTATAATGAAAAAACGG ATGTGTCCTCTTATGGAGACCTTTGCAAAAGTCATGGACGTCCAGAAAGTTCAGGATGTGATAG acTACCTTAAAACTCATAAATCTATGGCGCCCTCTGCAATTTTACGCTGA